One window from the genome of Nicotiana sylvestris chromosome 9, ASM39365v2, whole genome shotgun sequence encodes:
- the LOC104227880 gene encoding uncharacterized protein translates to MTQKAGLFKGQQKKKSVPSRHGKAPQIRKGKRAVKPSKNTKQMDVDRELTKFINHCNEVKAATFATKDGGQLNIIKPQPESSSGAKK, encoded by the exons ATGACACAAAAGGCAGGTCTATTCAAAGGGCAACAGAAGAAGAAATCAGTACCTAGTCGTCATGGAAAAGCCCCTCAAATTCGCAAAG GGAAAAGAGCTGTGAAGCCGTCAAAGAATACAAAGCAGATGGATGTCGATCGG GAGTTGACAAAGTTTATAAATCACTGCAATGAAGTAAAAGCAGCTACATTTGCTACTAAGGATGGTGGTCAATTAAATATAATAAAACCACAGCCTGAGTCCTCCAGTGGTGCAAAGAAGTAG